From the Salmo trutta chromosome 2, fSalTru1.1, whole genome shotgun sequence genome, one window contains:
- the LOC115161792 gene encoding rho GTPase-activating protein 23 isoform X2, whose translation MNGVTFCLVGIPPRSENEAKGRNDGVLSSNENTRSLASGEVEGVAWQGPRTVLLQKNSQGFGFTLRHFIVYPPESSLHNNLKDEENGNGNGKGCQRGRLEPMDTIFVKSVREKSPAHQAGLCTGDRLIKVNGESVLGKTYSQVIALIQNSENVLELCIMPKDEDVLQLAYSQDAYLRGNEPYTGGAQHIPDPPPLCYPRAKPASTAPLPPNHQSPLDNWHCRPSPVNLASPLDNRSAAVNVTQTSGRPRGSGENEEDGGGHFGSSAGQEGDWRPSLGQNRGRSSSAVSALDFHFANHNAAIASATLPHMPARKGSLPATRAHSDAMCHQALSDWYYSQAEAAERMSPRHRSISQDRLAELGLGLALGPGGAGGPGSNSMSSMAHRDHGVSQETLLLHHQAAAASHDSYWLGGWGGVSGPGSRSCSESLLAAYASYERNYGRSQETLAQAAALVSPHCERAPAWPSQGAKEQDEDLGNHHTVTATTAATLATAPSVGRQTQQQQVAEPQTQSRRLEEEELVGYKSYSPSFCRKAGHLLQQAHSFREPTYIGPHLNWAPSAKTSPSDCEGGWIGGGMVVPRPSSTPAVIPSSSEDERVRLGEERGESRETLSPLPLGQEVVLRQKPPMGRRTPVHALRHPLYALPVDSAEPPVGLLPSPNTPTAGTPSPDCGGTRMGDSLRRPNGSLQPHHSTPDSLASIPFIDDPISPSADLRARHVPACSVVSSSSAPCPLVSSLPCALTSSTTTVSPVTLSSSTSPLVKLRSQDSSSIKSRRSSYLLAITTERSKSCDEGLNTFREEGRVFSRLPKRVKSFFTDGSLESLRAAEEARSKRHSTSELGTITFSDVRKDGWLHYKQILTEKGKKVGGGMRPWKRVFSVLRSHCLLLYKDKREAVLHGAGAGPGHGEDEHPPISIRGCLIDIAYSETKRKHALRLTTQDFCEYLLQAEDRDDMLGWIRVIRENSKTDNEELGFSRQALISKKLNDYRKQTTTGNKPDTSPRAHRMMPPFLLAKTDNAFINRSSSKDESKGPWGIIMKKAKKTGPKVFGVRLEDCQPAVNNKFVPLIVELCCGLVESMGLEYTGVYRVPGNNAMVSNLQEQLNKGLEINITEERWQDLNVISSLLKSFFRKLPEPLFTDDKYNDFIDANRLEDSGNRLKSMKKLIHDLPDHYHHTLKFLVCHLKTVADHADKNKMEPRNLALVFGPTLVRTSEDNMTDMVTHMPDRYKIIETLILHHDWFFSDGEVDKDEKAPVDIKRDMQPVPNIDHLLSNIGRTGVPGSEASDSTTSDSPKDKSTWGSKKDLSARDFLPLSIISAVTRKRKIRPISRPLSSSTDEDSEHEPIKASNYGVGGGAKEDEEERVGKGCAPNGTEKVEEKGDEKCRKRIEAKQQSDRGREKEGEGKKEESAWAKDKERVASSKPHPNSFLYTHYQPTTTSPSPPVEPSVSPHSKLPGLARGRSAVPSWLSPSRQPSPSQLYNTQKTQQPQLEQQPLPVQYRKTRGGRARPQSMNLDMVMGKGEGEGGVGRRGDRVKVVRATTEVQRHRSSSVGVPQGCVVASLKVQRSSRLASALAPSPVSSLSPPLPSSSFSPSWTDQGSLGSTVVMRRSALEPRDKRKAWRRHTVVV comes from the exons GCTAAAGGGCGGAATGATGGCGTCCTGTCATCCAATGAGAACACTCGGTCGCTGGCGTCGGGCGAGGTTGAGGGCGTGGCGTGGCAGGGCCCTCGTACGGTGCTCCTGCAGAAGAACTCCCAGGGCTTCGGCTTCACGCTGCGCCACTTCATTGTGTACCCGCCAGAGTCCTCCCTCCACAATAACCTCAAG GATGAGGAGAATGGAAACGGCAATGGAAAAG GTTGTCAAAGGGGTCGTCTGGAGCCCATGGACACCATCTTTGTAAAGAGTGTGAGGGAGAAAAGCCCTGCACACCAAGCTGGCCTGTGTACAGGGGACAGACTGATAAAGGTGAATGGGGAAAGTGTATTAGGGAAGACCTACTCTCAGGTGATCGCGTTGATCCAgaacag CGAGAATGTTCTGGAGCTCTGCATCATGCCAAAAGATGAGGATGTGTTGCAGTTG GCGTACTCTCAGGATGCCTACCTGAGAGGAAATGAGCCATACACGGGAGGGGCGCAGCATATCCCCGACCCTCCCCCACTCTGCTACCCCCGTGCCAAGCCCGCTTCCACGGCCCCCCTGCCACCCAACCACCAAAGCCCCCTGGACAACTGGCACTGCCGCCCCAGCCCTGTTAACCTAGCATCCCCCTTGGACAACCGCTCTGCCGCGGTTAACGTAACTCAGACCTCCGGCAGGCCCAGGGGTTCGGGAGAAAACGAGGAGGATGGCGGAGGCCATTTTGGCTCCTCGGCAGGACAAGAGGGAGATTGGCGGCCATCTTTGGGGCAGAACCGCGGGCGCTCGTCGTCGGCCGTCAGTGCACTGGATTTCCACTTTGCCAACCACAACGCCGCCATCGCCTCTGCAACCCTGCCCCACATGCCCGCCCGGAAGGGAAGTTTACCGGCTACGCGTGCCCACAGCGACGCCATGTGCCACCAGGCACTGTCGGACTGGTACTACAGCCAGGCAGAGGCGGCTGAGCGCATGTCCCCTCGACACCGGAGCATATCCCAGGATCGGTTAGCCGAGCTGGGGTTGGGCTTAGCTCTGGGGCCTGGTGGCGCTGGAGGTCCTGGGTCTAACTCTATGTCCTCCATGGCTCACAGAGACCACGGCGTTTCCCAAGAAACTCTGCTGCTCCACCACCAGGCAGCAGCCGCCTCCCACGATTCCTATTGGCTGGGAGGCTGGGGGGGAGTGTCCGGGCCAGGGAGCCGTTCGTGCTCGGAAAGCCTGCTGGCGGCGTACGCATCGTACGAACGCAACTACGGGCGCTCGCAGGAGACGCTAGCCCAGGCGGCTGCGCTGGTGTCGCCGCACTGCGAGAGAGCCCCCGCCTGGCCGTCGCAGGGTGCCAAGGAGCAGGACGAGGACTTGGGAAACCACCACACGGTTACAGCCACGACCGCAGCCACACTGG CCACAGCCCCCTCCGTTGGTCGGCAGACCCAGCAGCAGCAGGTGGCTGAGCCCCAGACCCAGAGCAGGAGGTTGGAGGAAGAGGAGCTGGTGGGTTACAAGAGCTACAGCCCCTCCTTCTGCCGCAAGGCCGGCCACCTCCTCCAACAGGCCCACTCCTTCAGAGAACCCACCTACATCGGACCCCACCTCAACTGGGCACCCAGTGCCAAAACTAGCCCCTCAGACTGCGAGGGAGGCTGGATAGGAGGGGGGATGGTAGTTCCTCGTCCTTCCTCCACCCCGGCCGTCATCCCTTCTTCGTCGGAGGATGAGAGAGTGCggctgggggaggagaggggggagtcgAGGGAGACATTGTCCCCCCTCCCTCTGGGCCAGGAGGTGGTGCTGAGACAGAAGCCCCCTATGGGGCGTCGGACCCCCGTGCACGCCCTTCGTCACCCCCTCTACGCCCTCCCAGTGGATTCGGCCGAGCCCCCCGTCGGGCTGCTGCCCTCCCCAAACACCCCCACTGCAGGGACACCCTCGCCCGACTGTGGGGGTACCAGAATGGGGGACAGTCTAAGGAGGCCCAACGGTAGCCTGCAACCCCACCACAGCACACCCGACTCCCTGgcctctattccctttatag ATGACCCCATCAGCCCTAGCGCTGACCTACGTGCCCGCCACGTACCCGCCTGCTCCGTGGTGTCCTCCTCCAGTGCCCCGTGCCCTCTTGTGTCCTCTTTGCCCTGtgccctcacctctagtaccacTACTGTCTCCCCtgtcaccctctcctcctctacctcccccctcgtCAAGCTCCGCTCCCAGGACAGCA GCAGTATCAAAAGCCGCCGTTCCTCCTACCTGCTGGCCATTACCACGGAGCGCTCCAAGTCATGTGACGAGGGCCTCAACACCTTCCGGGAGGAAGGCCGTGTCTTCTC GAGACTACCAAAAAGGGTCAAGAGCTTTTTCACTGATGGG TCTCTGGAGAGTCTGCGTGCTGCAGAGGAGGCGCGGTCGAAACGTCACTCCACCTCCGAGCTGGGGACCATCACCTTCAGTGACGTACGCAAGGACGGCTGGCTTCACTACAAACAGATCCTCACAGAGAAGGGAaaa AAGGTGGGCGGCGGTATGCGTCCGTGGAAGCGCGTCTTCTCCGTGCTGCGCTCCCACTGCCTTTTGCTCTACAAAGACAAGCGGGAGGCGGTCCTCCATGGAGCGGGAGCGGGACCCGGCCATGGGGAGGACGAGCACCCTCCAATCAGCATCCGCGGCTGCCTGATTGACATTGCCTATAGCGAAACCAAGCGTAAGCACGCTCTGAGGCTGACCACTCAGGACTTCTGTGAGTACCTGTTGCAGGCGGAGGACAGAGATGACATGCTGGGCTGGATCCGGGTGATCAGAGAGAACAGCAAGACAGACAACGAG GAGCTGGGTTTTTCTAGACAAGCACTCATCAGCAAGAAGCTCAATGACTACAGGAAACAAAC TACAACAGGCAATAAGCCAGACACCTCTCCCAGGGCCCATCGCATGATGCCCCCCTTCCTCCTGGCCAAGACAGACAACGCTTTCATAAACCGCTCCTCCAGCAAGG aTGAGAGCAAGGGTCCATGGGGAATCATTATGAAGAAAGCAAAGAAGACAGGCCCCAAGGTGTTTGGAGTGCGACTTGAGGACTGTCAACCTGCTGTTAACAACAAG ttTGTCCCTCTGATTGTGGAGCTGTGCTGTGGGCTGGTGGAGAGCATGGGTCTGGAGTACACTGGCGTCTACAGGGTGCCGGGCAACAATGCCATGGTGTCCAACCTGCAGGAGCAGCTCAACAAGGGCCTGGAGATCAACATTactgaggag AGATGGCAGGACCTGAATGTGATCAGCAGTCTCCTCAAGTCCTTCTTTAGGAAACTCCCAGAACCCCTGTTCACTGATG ACAAGTATAATGACTTTATTGATGCCAACCGGCTAGAGGACTCAGGGAACAGGCTGAAGAGCATGAAGAAACTG atcCACGATCTTCCAGACCACTATCACCACACTCTAAAGTTCCTGGTCTGTCATCTGAAGACAGTGGCGGATCACGCCGACAAGAACAAG ATGGAGCCCAGGAACCTGGCTCTAGTGTTTGGTCCCACTCTGGTGCGTACCTCAGAGGACAACATGACCGACATGGTCACCCACATGCCCGACCGCTACAAGATCATCGAGACGCTCATCCTGCAT CACGACTGGTTCTTCAGTGATGGAGAGGTGGATAAGGATGAAAAG GCCCCTGTGGATATTAAGAGGGATATGCAACCGGTCCCCAACATCGATCACCTGCTCTCCAACATCGGGAGAACAGGGGTGCCTGGAAGTGAGGCTTCAG ATTCCACCACCAGCGATTCACCTAAGGATAAG AGCACATGGGGTTCCAAGAAGGACCTGAGTGCCAGGGACTTCCTCCCGTTGTCAATCATCTCCGCCGTCACCCGGAAACGCAAGATACGCCCCATCTCCCGCCCCCTGAGCAGCAGCACCGACGAAGACTCCGAACATGAGCCAATCAAAGCCAGCAACTACGGGGTAGGGGGAGGAGCcaaggaagatgaggaggaaaggGTTGGAAAAGGATGCGCCCCTAATGGAACTGAGAAAGTGGAGGAAAAGGGAGACGAGAAGTGTAGGAAGAGGATAGAGGCAAAACAGCAAtctgacagaggaagagagaaggagggagaagggaagaaaGAAGAGAGTGCATGGGCGAAAGATAAAGAAAGGGTGGCATCCTCCAAACCTCATCCTAACAGCTTCCTCTACACACACTACCaacccaccaccaccagcccTAGCCCCCCAGTAGAGCCCTCAGTCTCCCCACATTCGAAGCTCCCCGGCCTGGCCCGAGGACGCTCCGCTGTCCCCTCCTGGCTCTCCCCCTCCAGACAGCCCAGCCCTAGCCAACTTTATAACACCCAGAAAACACAACAGCCCCAGTTGGAACAGCAGCCACTGCCAGTGCAGTATAGGAAGACAAGGGGAGGAAGGGCAAGGCCTCAGTCAATGAATTTGGATATGGTGATGGGTAAGGGGGAGGGCGAGGGGGGAGTTGGGAGACGGGGAGATAGGGTGAAGGTGGTAAGAGCCACAACAGAAGTGCAACGTCACCGCAGCAGTTCAGTTGGTGTTCCTCAGGGGTGTGTTGTCGCATCCCTCAAAGTTCAAAGGAGTTCACGCCTAGCCTCTGCTCTAGCCCCAtctccagtctcttctctctctccccctctcccttcctcctccttttccccTTCATGGACAGATCAGGGGTCCCTTGGTTCTACTGTTGTCATGCGGAGGTCGGCCCTGGAGCCTCGAGACAAGCGGAAAGCCTGGCGCCGCCACACGGTTGTGGTCTAA
- the LOC115161792 gene encoding rho GTPase-activating protein 23 isoform X6, protein MNGVTFCLVGIPPRSENEAKGRNDGVLSSNENTRSLASGEVEGVAWQGPRTVLLQKNSQGFGFTLRHFIVYPPESSLHNNLKDEENGNGNGKGCQRGRLEPMDTIFVKSVREKSPAHQAGLCTGDRLIKVNGESVLGKTYSQVIALIQNSENVLELCIMPKDEDVLQLVSAYSQDAYLRGNEPYTGGAQHIPDPPPLCYPRAKPASTAPLPPNHQSPLDNWHCRPSPVNLASPLDNRSAAVNVTQTSGRPRGSGENEEDGGGHFGSSAGQEGDWRPSLGQNRGRSSSAVSALDFHFANHNAAIASATLPHMPARKGSLPATRAHSDAMCHQALSDWYYSQAEAAERMSPRHRSISQDRLAELGLGLALGPGGAGGPGSNSMSSMAHRDHGVSQETLLLHHQAAAASHDSYWLGGWGGVSGPGSRSCSESLLAAYASYERNYGRSQETLAQAAALVSPHCERAPAWPSQGAKEQDEDLGNHHTVTATTAATLATAPSVGRQTQQQQVAEPQTQSRRLEEEELVGYKSYSPSFCRKAGHLLQQAHSFREPTYIGPHLNWAPSAKTSPSDCEGGWIGGGMVVPRPSSTPAVIPSSSEDERVRLGEERGESRETLSPLPLGQEVVLRQKPPMGRRTPVHALRHPLYALPVDSAEPPVGLLPSPNTPTAGTPSPDCGGTRMGDSLRRPNGSLQPHHSTPDSLASIPFIDDPISPSADLRARHVPACSVVSSSSAPCPLVSSLPCALTSSTTTVSPVTLSSSTSPLVKLRSQDSSSIKSRRSSYLLAITTERSKSCDEGLNTFREEGRVFSRLPKRVKSFFTDGSLESLRAAEEARSKRHSTSELGTITFSDVRKDGWLHYKQILTEKGKKVGGGMRPWKRVFSVLRSHCLLLYKDKREAVLHGAGAGPGHGEDEHPPISIRGCLIDIAYSETKRKHALRLTTQDFCEYLLQAEDRDDMLGWIRVIRENSKTDNEELGFSRQALISKKLNDYRKQTTTGNKPDTSPRAHRMMPPFLLAKTDNAFINRSSSKDESKGPWGIIMKKAKKTGPKVFGVRLEDCQPAVNNKFVPLIVELCCGLVESMGLEYTGVYRVPGNNAMVSNLQEQLNKGLEINITEERWQDLNVISSLLKSFFRKLPEPLFTDDKYNDFIDANRLEDSGNRLKSMKKLIHDLPDHYHHTLKFLVCHLKTVADHADKNKMEPRNLALVFGPTLVRTSEDNMTDMVTHMPDRYKIIETLILHHDWFFSDGEVDKDEKAPVDIKRDMQPVPNIDHLLSNIGRTGVPGSEASAEPVDQPLRFHHQRFT, encoded by the exons GCTAAAGGGCGGAATGATGGCGTCCTGTCATCCAATGAGAACACTCGGTCGCTGGCGTCGGGCGAGGTTGAGGGCGTGGCGTGGCAGGGCCCTCGTACGGTGCTCCTGCAGAAGAACTCCCAGGGCTTCGGCTTCACGCTGCGCCACTTCATTGTGTACCCGCCAGAGTCCTCCCTCCACAATAACCTCAAG GATGAGGAGAATGGAAACGGCAATGGAAAAG GTTGTCAAAGGGGTCGTCTGGAGCCCATGGACACCATCTTTGTAAAGAGTGTGAGGGAGAAAAGCCCTGCACACCAAGCTGGCCTGTGTACAGGGGACAGACTGATAAAGGTGAATGGGGAAAGTGTATTAGGGAAGACCTACTCTCAGGTGATCGCGTTGATCCAgaacag CGAGAATGTTCTGGAGCTCTGCATCATGCCAAAAGATGAGGATGTGTTGCAGTTGGTAAGT GCGTACTCTCAGGATGCCTACCTGAGAGGAAATGAGCCATACACGGGAGGGGCGCAGCATATCCCCGACCCTCCCCCACTCTGCTACCCCCGTGCCAAGCCCGCTTCCACGGCCCCCCTGCCACCCAACCACCAAAGCCCCCTGGACAACTGGCACTGCCGCCCCAGCCCTGTTAACCTAGCATCCCCCTTGGACAACCGCTCTGCCGCGGTTAACGTAACTCAGACCTCCGGCAGGCCCAGGGGTTCGGGAGAAAACGAGGAGGATGGCGGAGGCCATTTTGGCTCCTCGGCAGGACAAGAGGGAGATTGGCGGCCATCTTTGGGGCAGAACCGCGGGCGCTCGTCGTCGGCCGTCAGTGCACTGGATTTCCACTTTGCCAACCACAACGCCGCCATCGCCTCTGCAACCCTGCCCCACATGCCCGCCCGGAAGGGAAGTTTACCGGCTACGCGTGCCCACAGCGACGCCATGTGCCACCAGGCACTGTCGGACTGGTACTACAGCCAGGCAGAGGCGGCTGAGCGCATGTCCCCTCGACACCGGAGCATATCCCAGGATCGGTTAGCCGAGCTGGGGTTGGGCTTAGCTCTGGGGCCTGGTGGCGCTGGAGGTCCTGGGTCTAACTCTATGTCCTCCATGGCTCACAGAGACCACGGCGTTTCCCAAGAAACTCTGCTGCTCCACCACCAGGCAGCAGCCGCCTCCCACGATTCCTATTGGCTGGGAGGCTGGGGGGGAGTGTCCGGGCCAGGGAGCCGTTCGTGCTCGGAAAGCCTGCTGGCGGCGTACGCATCGTACGAACGCAACTACGGGCGCTCGCAGGAGACGCTAGCCCAGGCGGCTGCGCTGGTGTCGCCGCACTGCGAGAGAGCCCCCGCCTGGCCGTCGCAGGGTGCCAAGGAGCAGGACGAGGACTTGGGAAACCACCACACGGTTACAGCCACGACCGCAGCCACACTGG CCACAGCCCCCTCCGTTGGTCGGCAGACCCAGCAGCAGCAGGTGGCTGAGCCCCAGACCCAGAGCAGGAGGTTGGAGGAAGAGGAGCTGGTGGGTTACAAGAGCTACAGCCCCTCCTTCTGCCGCAAGGCCGGCCACCTCCTCCAACAGGCCCACTCCTTCAGAGAACCCACCTACATCGGACCCCACCTCAACTGGGCACCCAGTGCCAAAACTAGCCCCTCAGACTGCGAGGGAGGCTGGATAGGAGGGGGGATGGTAGTTCCTCGTCCTTCCTCCACCCCGGCCGTCATCCCTTCTTCGTCGGAGGATGAGAGAGTGCggctgggggaggagaggggggagtcgAGGGAGACATTGTCCCCCCTCCCTCTGGGCCAGGAGGTGGTGCTGAGACAGAAGCCCCCTATGGGGCGTCGGACCCCCGTGCACGCCCTTCGTCACCCCCTCTACGCCCTCCCAGTGGATTCGGCCGAGCCCCCCGTCGGGCTGCTGCCCTCCCCAAACACCCCCACTGCAGGGACACCCTCGCCCGACTGTGGGGGTACCAGAATGGGGGACAGTCTAAGGAGGCCCAACGGTAGCCTGCAACCCCACCACAGCACACCCGACTCCCTGgcctctattccctttatag ATGACCCCATCAGCCCTAGCGCTGACCTACGTGCCCGCCACGTACCCGCCTGCTCCGTGGTGTCCTCCTCCAGTGCCCCGTGCCCTCTTGTGTCCTCTTTGCCCTGtgccctcacctctagtaccacTACTGTCTCCCCtgtcaccctctcctcctctacctcccccctcgtCAAGCTCCGCTCCCAGGACAGCA GCAGTATCAAAAGCCGCCGTTCCTCCTACCTGCTGGCCATTACCACGGAGCGCTCCAAGTCATGTGACGAGGGCCTCAACACCTTCCGGGAGGAAGGCCGTGTCTTCTC GAGACTACCAAAAAGGGTCAAGAGCTTTTTCACTGATGGG TCTCTGGAGAGTCTGCGTGCTGCAGAGGAGGCGCGGTCGAAACGTCACTCCACCTCCGAGCTGGGGACCATCACCTTCAGTGACGTACGCAAGGACGGCTGGCTTCACTACAAACAGATCCTCACAGAGAAGGGAaaa AAGGTGGGCGGCGGTATGCGTCCGTGGAAGCGCGTCTTCTCCGTGCTGCGCTCCCACTGCCTTTTGCTCTACAAAGACAAGCGGGAGGCGGTCCTCCATGGAGCGGGAGCGGGACCCGGCCATGGGGAGGACGAGCACCCTCCAATCAGCATCCGCGGCTGCCTGATTGACATTGCCTATAGCGAAACCAAGCGTAAGCACGCTCTGAGGCTGACCACTCAGGACTTCTGTGAGTACCTGTTGCAGGCGGAGGACAGAGATGACATGCTGGGCTGGATCCGGGTGATCAGAGAGAACAGCAAGACAGACAACGAG GAGCTGGGTTTTTCTAGACAAGCACTCATCAGCAAGAAGCTCAATGACTACAGGAAACAAAC TACAACAGGCAATAAGCCAGACACCTCTCCCAGGGCCCATCGCATGATGCCCCCCTTCCTCCTGGCCAAGACAGACAACGCTTTCATAAACCGCTCCTCCAGCAAGG aTGAGAGCAAGGGTCCATGGGGAATCATTATGAAGAAAGCAAAGAAGACAGGCCCCAAGGTGTTTGGAGTGCGACTTGAGGACTGTCAACCTGCTGTTAACAACAAG ttTGTCCCTCTGATTGTGGAGCTGTGCTGTGGGCTGGTGGAGAGCATGGGTCTGGAGTACACTGGCGTCTACAGGGTGCCGGGCAACAATGCCATGGTGTCCAACCTGCAGGAGCAGCTCAACAAGGGCCTGGAGATCAACATTactgaggag AGATGGCAGGACCTGAATGTGATCAGCAGTCTCCTCAAGTCCTTCTTTAGGAAACTCCCAGAACCCCTGTTCACTGATG ACAAGTATAATGACTTTATTGATGCCAACCGGCTAGAGGACTCAGGGAACAGGCTGAAGAGCATGAAGAAACTG atcCACGATCTTCCAGACCACTATCACCACACTCTAAAGTTCCTGGTCTGTCATCTGAAGACAGTGGCGGATCACGCCGACAAGAACAAG ATGGAGCCCAGGAACCTGGCTCTAGTGTTTGGTCCCACTCTGGTGCGTACCTCAGAGGACAACATGACCGACATGGTCACCCACATGCCCGACCGCTACAAGATCATCGAGACGCTCATCCTGCAT CACGACTGGTTCTTCAGTGATGGAGAGGTGGATAAGGATGAAAAG GCCCCTGTGGATATTAAGAGGGATATGCAACCGGTCCCCAACATCGATCACCTGCTCTCCAACATCGGGAGAACAGGGGTGCCTGGAAGTGAGGCTTCAG CTGAGCCTGTGGATCAACCTCTTCG ATTCCACCACCAGCGATTCACCTAA